One Corynebacterium appendicis CIP 107643 DNA window includes the following coding sequences:
- a CDS encoding isoprenyl transferase, giving the protein MIMLDRLLYPLYENRLKRELLGDRVSRPKHIAVMADGNRRWAREAGFTDISHGHRVGAAKIGELVQWSAEMGVDVVTIYLLSTENLSRTPEEVQLLYDIISGVVDELSGDEYEARIRLVGHLNLLPEKVANRMRSAAAATEDKDGIVVNIAVGYGGRQEIVDAVQNFITAKVAEGIPAEQLADEVSVESLSAHLYTSGQPDPDLVIRTSGEQRLSGFLLWQSAYSEIWFTDTYWPAFRKIDFLRALRDFSQRSRRFGK; this is encoded by the coding sequence GTGATTATGCTCGACCGTCTCTTGTACCCGCTCTACGAGAATCGGCTGAAGCGCGAGCTTCTCGGCGATCGAGTGAGCCGCCCCAAGCACATCGCCGTCATGGCGGACGGGAACCGCCGCTGGGCCCGCGAGGCGGGCTTCACCGATATCTCCCACGGGCACCGCGTGGGCGCGGCGAAGATCGGGGAGTTGGTGCAGTGGTCGGCGGAGATGGGGGTCGACGTCGTCACGATTTATCTACTGTCCACGGAGAACCTGTCGCGCACACCGGAGGAAGTGCAGCTGCTCTACGACATCATTTCCGGGGTCGTCGACGAGCTGTCGGGTGACGAGTACGAGGCGCGCATCCGCCTCGTCGGGCACCTCAACCTCCTGCCGGAGAAAGTGGCCAACCGCATGCGCTCCGCGGCGGCGGCGACGGAGGACAAGGACGGCATCGTCGTCAATATTGCGGTGGGCTACGGCGGGCGCCAAGAAATTGTGGATGCCGTGCAGAACTTCATCACAGCCAAGGTCGCCGAGGGAATCCCCGCAGAGCAGCTTGCCGACGAAGTCTCCGTCGAGTCCCTCTCCGCCCACCTCTACACCTCCGGCCAGCCCGACCCGGATCTGGTGATCCGCACTTCTGGTGAGCAGCGCCTTTCCGGGTTTCTGCTGTGGCAGTCAGCGTATTCGGAGATCTGGTTCACCGACACGTACTGGCCGGCCTTCCGCAAGATCGACTTCCTGCGTGCGTTGCGTGACTTCTCCCAGCGGTCGCGCCGCTTCGGCAAATAA
- a CDS encoding DUF4307 domain-containing protein, with translation MAEPDSPSATPADGTRARYGGAPKKAAPTITAGRIVAIVSVLFVVLIVGFTARYIMQNRAQPITASLISHERIDDSTSRVWIDVSRNDPAVPGYCIITSLNYEHAEIGRRDVVLPAGGEELTRMYVDIPVRDLPVSGGVYGCSTTIPSFLDADTEFVEAR, from the coding sequence GTGGCTGAGCCCGATTCCCCGTCCGCTACGCCCGCGGACGGCACCCGCGCCCGCTACGGCGGCGCCCCCAAAAAGGCCGCGCCGACCATCACTGCGGGACGCATCGTCGCCATCGTCAGCGTCCTGTTCGTCGTGCTCATCGTCGGTTTCACGGCCCGCTACATCATGCAGAACCGCGCGCAACCAATCACAGCGAGCCTCATCTCGCACGAGCGTATCGACGACTCCACCTCCCGCGTCTGGATCGACGTTTCCCGCAACGACCCTGCTGTTCCCGGCTACTGCATCATCACCTCATTGAATTACGAGCACGCAGAGATCGGCCGCCGCGACGTGGTGCTGCCCGCCGGCGGCGAGGAGCTGACGCGCATGTACGTCGACATCCCCGTCCGCGACCTGCCCGTCTCGGGAGGCGTGTACGGATGCTCCACCACGATCCCGTCATTCCTTGACGCTGATACGGAGTTCGTGGAGGCGAGGTAG
- the mca gene encoding mycothiol conjugate amidase Mca has protein sequence MTGYRLLAIHAHPDDESSKGAATMAKYAHEGNRVKVLTCTGGQRGDILNPAMDRPGVIERMTEIRREEMAAAAAALGVEHEWLGYEDSGLPEGDPLPPLPEGSFALENPVEVAKVLVGKIREFRPHVIITYDENGGYPHPDHIMVHKVSMIAWEEAGNPDFAPELGEPWTPLKLYYSHGFVAQRMRLLHDRLVDEGKPSPYEPMLSRWEENASDIMQRVTTQVECSDFFSNRAEALTAHATQIDPAGAFLASPVEVQKEVWPTEEFELAQTRVQTSLPETDLFAGIDAAAADAEPDATRATGNEGE, from the coding sequence GTGACGGGATACCGTTTGCTGGCCATTCACGCGCACCCGGACGACGAGTCCAGCAAGGGCGCGGCGACGATGGCGAAATACGCCCACGAGGGCAACCGCGTCAAGGTGCTGACCTGCACCGGCGGGCAGCGCGGCGACATTCTCAACCCGGCGATGGACCGGCCGGGGGTCATCGAGCGGATGACGGAAATCCGCCGCGAGGAAATGGCAGCCGCGGCCGCCGCGCTGGGCGTCGAGCACGAGTGGCTCGGCTACGAGGACTCCGGCCTGCCGGAAGGCGACCCGCTACCGCCGCTGCCGGAGGGCAGCTTCGCGCTCGAGAACCCGGTCGAGGTCGCGAAAGTGCTGGTGGGCAAGATCCGCGAATTCCGCCCGCACGTGATCATCACGTACGACGAGAACGGCGGCTACCCGCACCCGGACCACATCATGGTCCACAAGGTCTCGATGATCGCGTGGGAGGAAGCCGGCAACCCGGACTTCGCGCCGGAGCTCGGCGAGCCGTGGACGCCGCTCAAGCTGTACTACAGCCACGGCTTCGTCGCGCAACGCATGCGCCTCCTCCACGACCGGCTTGTCGACGAAGGCAAGCCCAGCCCCTACGAGCCCATGCTCTCACGCTGGGAGGAAAACGCCTCCGACATCATGCAGCGCGTGACTACGCAGGTGGAGTGCAGCGACTTCTTCAGCAACCGTGCCGAGGCGCTCACCGCCCACGCCACCCAGATCGACCCGGCTGGCGCGTTCTTGGCCAGCCCCGTCGAAGTGCAGAAGGAAGTCTGGCCGACCGAGGAATTCGAATTGGCCCAGACACGCGTGCAGACGTCGCTGCCGGAAACGGATCTGTTCGCGGGAATCGACGCAGCCGCAGCCGACGCTGAACCAGACGCCACCCGCGCGACCGGAAACGAGGGAGAGTGA
- the greA gene encoding transcription elongation factor GreA encodes MADKQQQYITPEMKAKLEAELQQLIDNRPVIAAEINERREEGDLKENAGYDAAREQQDQEEARIKQISELLANSTTERAGVVDGMAVVGSVVHVYYNGDKDDKETFLIGTRAASTDNKDLETYSEQSPLGAAVLGATEGETRTYTAPNGREISVTIESANPYDSVKAKTPRAQ; translated from the coding sequence ATGGCTGACAAGCAGCAGCAGTACATCACCCCGGAAATGAAGGCCAAGCTCGAGGCCGAGCTGCAGCAGCTCATCGACAACCGTCCGGTGATCGCCGCCGAAATCAACGAGCGCCGCGAAGAGGGCGACCTCAAGGAGAACGCAGGCTACGACGCCGCCCGCGAGCAGCAGGACCAGGAAGAAGCCCGCATCAAGCAGATCTCCGAGCTGCTGGCCAACTCCACCACCGAGCGCGCCGGTGTGGTCGACGGCATGGCTGTCGTCGGCTCCGTCGTCCACGTCTACTACAACGGCGACAAGGACGATAAGGAGACATTCCTCATCGGCACCCGCGCCGCGTCCACCGACAACAAGGACCTCGAGACTTACTCCGAGCAGTCTCCCCTCGGTGCTGCCGTCCTCGGCGCCACCGAAGGCGAAACCCGCACCTACACCGCCCCCAACGGCCGCGAGATTTCCGTCACCATCGAATCCGCGAACCCGTATGATTCGGTTAAGGCCAAGACGCCGCGCGCGCAGTGA